Within Burkholderia diffusa, the genomic segment CGGCAAACGCTATATCGACGCGTGCGGGGGCGCGGCCGTGTCGTGCCTCGGCCACAGCAACCAGCGCGTGATCGACGCGATCAAGCGGCAGGTACAGCAACTGCCGTACGCACATACGTCGTTCTTCACGACGGACGTGGCCGAGGAACTGGCCGACCGGCTTGTCGAGGCCGCGCCGGCCGGTCTCGAACACGTGTATTTCGTATCGGGCGGATCCGAGGCGATCGAAGCCGCGTTGAAGCTCGCGCGCCAGTATTTCGTCGAGAAGGGCGAGCCGCAGCGCCGCCATTTCATCGCCCGTCGCCAGAGCTATCACGGCAACACGCTCGGCGCGCTCGCGATCGGCGGCAACGCATGGCGGCGCGAGCCGTTCCTGCCGTTGCTGATCGAAGCGCACCATGTGAGCCCGTGCTATGCATATCGCGACCAGCAGGCGGGTGAAACCGACGAAGCCTATGCGCAGCGTCTGGCTGACGAGCTGGAGCAGAAGATCGTCGGACTCGGTGCGGAAAACGTCGCGGCATTCGTCGCGGAAACGGTGGTCGGTGCGACGGCCGGCGCGGTGCCGCCGGTGCGCACCTACCTGAAGAAGATTCGCGCGGTGTGCGACAAGTACGGCGTGTTGCTGATTCTCGACGAAATCATGTCGGGGATGGGGCGCACCGGTTACCTGTTCGCGTGCGACGAAGACGGCGTCGCGCCCGACCTGCTGACGATCGCGAAAGGGCTCGGCGCAGGGTACCAGCCGATCGGCGCGACGCTGGTGAGCGATCGGATCTACCGGACGATCGTCGACGGCTCAGGCTTCTTCCAGCACGGCCACACGTATCTCGGTCATGCAACGGCCTGCGCGGCCGCGCTCGAAGTGCAGCGCGTGATCGCCGAAGAGAAGCTGCTCGACAACGTGAAGGCGCGCGGCGAGCAGCTGCGTGCGACGCTGCGCGATCAATACGGTACCCATCCGCATGTCGGCGACGTGCGCGGCCGCGGGCTGTTCGTCGGCGTCGAACTGGTGCGCGATCGCGACAGCAAGGCGACGTTCGATCCCGCGCTGAAGCTGCATGCGGCGGTCAAGCGCGAGGCGATGCAGCGCGGCCTGATGGTGTATCCGATGGGCGGCACGATCGACGGCGTGCACGGCGATCACATCCTGATCGCACCGCCGTTCGTCTGCACCGCGCAGCAGATCGACACGATCGTCGAACGGCTGTCCGGCGCGATCGATGCGGCGCTCGCACCGGCCGGCGCGTGACCTGATCCCCGACCTTATCGAATCCCCACCATGACCGACAGACTGCCTCCTTTCGACGCCGCATCGGCCACCGACGAGCAGAAGGCCGTGC encodes:
- a CDS encoding aspartate aminotransferase family protein, with protein sequence MTTVFHRAPRATLPVAVAGDGIEIIDSTGKRYIDACGGAAVSCLGHSNQRVIDAIKRQVQQLPYAHTSFFTTDVAEELADRLVEAAPAGLEHVYFVSGGSEAIEAALKLARQYFVEKGEPQRRHFIARRQSYHGNTLGALAIGGNAWRREPFLPLLIEAHHVSPCYAYRDQQAGETDEAYAQRLADELEQKIVGLGAENVAAFVAETVVGATAGAVPPVRTYLKKIRAVCDKYGVLLILDEIMSGMGRTGYLFACDEDGVAPDLLTIAKGLGAGYQPIGATLVSDRIYRTIVDGSGFFQHGHTYLGHATACAAALEVQRVIAEEKLLDNVKARGEQLRATLRDQYGTHPHVGDVRGRGLFVGVELVRDRDSKATFDPALKLHAAVKREAMQRGLMVYPMGGTIDGVHGDHILIAPPFVCTAQQIDTIVERLSGAIDAALAPAGA